One segment of Tamlana crocina DNA contains the following:
- a CDS encoding cytochrome c peroxidase: MKKQLLVFVCLGLLWSCSTDNDDGYVPVPVALNVEQPANFPEIKYNLEANLPTDAGFELGKKLFYEGNLSSSGIISCGFCHEQASAFTHHGHTISHGENGLEGFRNTQPIQNLAYFSEFTWDGAAIHLDLQPIIPITAEVEMNETIPSVLKKLENLPDYPDMFNRAFGTPEINSERMLKALSQFMVMMVSSNSKYDKVVRGEDGVEFTELEAEGRAIFNEKCASCHATDLFSDQTYRNNGIPFNPKFKDEEKGRQRVSGYASDFYKFRVPSLRNIEYSFPYMHDGRFGTLEAVLDFYAFGMAENGGEIDPILRKEDGRLGIDLSEHDKEAIIAFLKTLTDHEFLNDERFAEF; encoded by the coding sequence GTGAAAAAGCAATTATTAGTTTTTGTGTGTTTGGGTTTGTTGTGGTCTTGTTCAACGGATAACGATGATGGGTATGTTCCAGTACCCGTAGCATTGAATGTAGAACAGCCTGCTAATTTCCCAGAAATAAAATACAATTTGGAGGCCAATCTGCCTACCGATGCGGGTTTCGAACTAGGAAAAAAATTGTTTTACGAAGGCAATCTATCGTCTAGCGGAATTATTTCCTGCGGATTTTGCCACGAGCAAGCTTCGGCATTTACCCATCATGGACATACCATTAGCCATGGCGAAAACGGACTGGAAGGTTTCCGAAACACACAGCCCATTCAGAATTTGGCATATTTTAGTGAATTCACTTGGGACGGTGCCGCTATCCATTTGGATCTGCAACCCATCATCCCGATTACCGCCGAAGTGGAAATGAACGAAACCATTCCGTCGGTATTGAAGAAATTGGAAAATTTACCCGATTACCCCGATATGTTCAACCGCGCTTTTGGTACACCCGAAATCAATTCCGAGCGCATGCTCAAAGCCTTGTCGCAATTTATGGTGATGATGGTGTCCTCAAACTCCAAATACGATAAAGTGGTTCGAGGAGAGGACGGCGTAGAGTTCACCGAATTGGAAGCTGAAGGCCGAGCCATTTTTAACGAAAAATGTGCCTCGTGCCATGCCACCGATTTGTTTTCCGATCAAACTTATAGAAATAACGGCATTCCCTTCAATCCTAAGTTTAAAGATGAGGAAAAAGGCAGACAACGGGTTTCTGGCTATGCATCCGATTTTTACAAATTTAGGGTGCCCAGTTTACGAAATATTGAATACTCGTTTCCGTACATGCACGATGGGCGTTTTGGAACTTTGGAAGCCGTACTCGATTTTTACGCTTTCGGCATGGCTGAAAATGGTGGTGAAATCGACCCCATTTTAAGAAAAGAAGATGGCCGTTTGGGCATCGACCTTTCTGAACACGATAAAGAAGCCATTATTGCTTTTTTGAAAACATTGACTGATCACGAATTTTTAAACGATGAACGTTTTGCAGAATTTTAG
- a CDS encoding T9SS type A sorting domain-containing protein — MNVFKLFSIVFTFACFYKTYSQTGPGGVGTNNGSSNLIIWYRPDNGISTSGNSVDGWENSAGISDFDISETGAQRPTLVTNALNGYDEVSFNGSNRLRTGLTLTTSNFITNQASSFIVTRADNTTQQSSVYTTDPLVGSTRFSCHIPWNGTVYYDIGTCCSTDARIQVGGLSNLTSYSIWAYDAHPTTGKQLYRDQSLLQSRANTSTYSSHATQRFNLGANTSGSNGFSGDATELVIFKEKVNTAQRIIINNYLSAKYNTSLTSEDYYNEDNPGNGNFDHHVAGIGQASDGSNHTDSQGTGIVRMSNPSDLDNDEYLFWGEETLNPTYNFSTNSSDYTEQLNSIWRVSRRGDIGTVTLSFDISTIDLTGFNGCSPLQLVIDNNYDFSSPNEVYDLAVSGTTATATGVSFNSNHYFTLRYTDQIVWDGSNFHNGSGTGNAPGDTDSCLKLTIKSDADAYLTFDAHVREIEIENGATLIVEDGILLETENAININTNGMIDLNGEAQLIQNHTGTSSNSGDGFLLQRQQGTTNLYNYNYWSAPVNRNGFWQIGYLEDNNGVMNFTSALNANPSTSPITISNQWLYSFNGTANNYYQWNQLSTTSNILPATGYTMKGSGAATSIQGYVFRGTPNSGNYTYNISANTEFLTGNPYPSAIDAYQFIFDNLFVIDGGLHFWESFTTNNSHYLKDYQGGYSTLTLLLSLPATADASGLTSGNGSSSKPAPTRYIPPGQGFFIKTFLGGTLEFNNAQRSFERESLNETVFYRQQNNTSKQEEKPDQRPKIWFAFETPNQLIKTIGLGYDERTTYGYDQGFEAKLYDDFNNITYWHLQDGKKLMIQGLPELNQKDILQLGMDISNSGTYKLSISNTENIPDDLPIFLVDYAENKYYNLKTGGVPLYLSKGSEQNRFAIVFQDEALLDLNKIEAKNNFISYKPDTEILQFHSEEPIENIESFSIYNIVGQEALKINAPSNRFINLSNFNDGVYFLQVSLKSKNKTGRIKFVKH; from the coding sequence ATGAATGTTTTTAAATTATTTTCGATAGTTTTCACATTTGCATGTTTTTATAAAACGTATTCGCAAACTGGCCCTGGCGGCGTTGGCACCAATAACGGTTCATCAAACCTTATTATTTGGTACAGGCCAGACAACGGTATTTCAACCTCTGGAAACTCAGTAGACGGATGGGAAAACTCGGCCGGAATTTCAGATTTTGATATTAGCGAAACGGGGGCACAGCGCCCTACATTGGTCACCAATGCCTTGAATGGCTACGACGAAGTAAGTTTTAATGGCAGTAACCGATTGAGAACTGGGCTTACCCTTACTACTTCCAACTTTATTACCAACCAAGCCTCGTCGTTTATTGTTACAAGAGCCGATAACACCACACAACAATCATCTGTTTACACCACTGACCCCTTGGTGGGCAGCACACGGTTTTCTTGCCACATACCTTGGAATGGAACGGTTTATTACGATATTGGTACTTGCTGCAGTACTGACGCCAGAATACAAGTTGGCGGATTGAGCAATTTAACATCATATTCCATTTGGGCTTACGATGCACACCCTACAACCGGAAAACAATTATACAGAGACCAAAGTTTACTACAGAGCAGAGCCAATACCTCAACTTATAGTTCGCATGCCACACAACGATTTAATTTAGGCGCAAACACCTCTGGATCTAACGGGTTTTCTGGTGATGCTACCGAATTGGTCATTTTTAAAGAGAAAGTGAATACCGCTCAGCGCATTATCATCAATAATTATTTATCGGCCAAGTATAACACGTCGTTAACTTCGGAAGATTATTACAATGAAGACAACCCCGGAAATGGTAATTTTGACCACCATGTCGCCGGTATTGGCCAAGCTTCTGATGGCAGTAACCATACCGATTCGCAAGGCACGGGTATTGTTAGAATGAGTAACCCTTCCGATCTTGATAATGACGAATATTTATTCTGGGGAGAAGAAACTTTAAATCCTACTTATAACTTTTCGACAAATTCGAGTGATTACACCGAGCAATTAAATTCCATATGGCGGGTTAGCAGACGTGGGGATATTGGCACCGTTACACTATCTTTTGATATTAGCACCATTGATTTAACTGGTTTTAATGGGTGTTCCCCGCTACAGTTAGTCATCGACAACAACTACGATTTCTCGTCTCCAAACGAGGTTTACGACCTGGCTGTTTCTGGTACTACAGCCACGGCAACCGGTGTTAGTTTTAACAGCAACCACTATTTTACATTGCGTTACACCGACCAAATTGTTTGGGATGGTTCAAATTTCCATAATGGTTCAGGTACTGGAAATGCCCCAGGCGACACCGATTCTTGTTTAAAGTTAACCATAAAAAGCGATGCAGATGCCTACTTAACTTTTGATGCCCATGTGAGGGAAATTGAAATTGAAAACGGCGCCACTTTAATCGTTGAAGATGGCATTCTGTTAGAAACCGAAAACGCCATCAACATTAACACAAACGGTATGATTGACCTAAATGGGGAAGCCCAACTCATACAAAACCACACAGGCACGAGCTCTAACTCGGGTGACGGTTTTTTGCTTCAAAGGCAACAAGGCACCACAAATTTGTACAATTACAATTATTGGAGCGCTCCCGTAAACAGAAACGGCTTTTGGCAAATTGGGTATTTGGAAGACAACAACGGCGTGATGAATTTCACCAGTGCCTTAAATGCCAATCCTTCAACATCGCCCATCACAATTAGCAACCAATGGCTATACAGTTTTAACGGAACAGCGAACAACTATTACCAATGGAACCAGCTATCAACCACTAGTAATATTTTACCAGCAACAGGCTATACCATGAAGGGGTCTGGTGCAGCTACATCAATACAGGGATATGTATTTAGGGGAACACCCAACAGCGGAAATTACACATACAATATTTCTGCAAACACCGAGTTTTTAACAGGCAATCCCTACCCTTCTGCCATTGATGCCTATCAATTTATTTTCGATAATCTTTTCGTCATTGATGGCGGGTTGCATTTTTGGGAATCGTTTACTACCAACAACAGCCACTACTTAAAAGATTATCAAGGTGGCTATTCCACCCTAACCTTGTTGTTGTCTTTACCCGCAACTGCTGATGCTTCAGGGTTAACCAGCGGCAATGGTTCCTCAAGCAAGCCTGCGCCAACCCGTTACATTCCACCTGGGCAAGGATTCTTTATAAAAACTTTTTTGGGCGGCACTTTAGAGTTCAACAACGCCCAGCGTAGCTTTGAACGCGAATCTTTAAATGAAACCGTTTTTTACAGGCAACAGAACAACACAAGCAAACAAGAAGAAAAGCCCGACCAAAGACCAAAAATTTGGTTTGCTTTCGAAACCCCCAATCAGCTCATTAAAACCATTGGATTAGGTTACGATGAACGAACCACTTACGGCTACGACCAAGGTTTTGAAGCCAAACTATATGATGATTTTAACAACATCACGTACTGGCATTTACAAGACGGCAAAAAATTAATGATACAAGGGCTACCTGAACTAAACCAGAAAGACATATTGCAACTAGGCATGGATATTTCTAACTCAGGGACATACAAGCTCTCCATTAGTAACACTGAAAATATTCCTGATGATTTGCCTATTTTTCTAGTGGATTATGCTGAAAACAAATATTACAATTTGAAAACTGGAGGAGTTCCGCTTTATTTAAGTAAAGGTTCTGAGCAAAATCGATTTGCCATTGTGTTCCAAGATGAAGCACTATTGGATTTAAACAAAATTGAAGCAAAAAACAACTTTATATCTTACAAACCGGATACAGAAATTTTACAATTCCATTCTGAAGAACCCATTGAAAACATTGAATCATTCAGTATTTATAATATTGTTGGCCAAGAGGCCTTAAAAATAAATGCACCTAGCAACAGGTTTATAAACCTTTCTAATTTCAATGATGGGGTCTACTTTTTACAGGTTTCATTAAAAAGTAAAAATAAAACTGGACGCATAAAATTTGTAAAACACTAA
- a CDS encoding hydrogen peroxide-inducible genes activator, translating into MTITQLYYVLAVAENQNFTKAAEKCFVTQPTLSMQIQKLEDELDIQIFDRSKKPIELTEVGKKIVNQARNIVNESYRIQDIVDQQKGFIGGEFKLGVIPTVMPTLLPMFLKTFIKKHPKVKLKIEELTTEEIITRIKDGHLDAAIAATPLEQENIKERVLYYEPFVSYIPQGHRLHSNKKIEVADLDINDMLLLEDGHCFRDGVINLCKAFKNQNDDQFQLESGSIETLIKLSNEGLGMTLLPYLHTLDINEKEQPNLHYFTEPSPAREVSIIYHKSELKMQIIEALQDVISGIIRGAIAFQDVKIISPLPK; encoded by the coding sequence ATGACGATTACCCAATTATATTATGTATTGGCCGTGGCCGAAAACCAGAACTTCACCAAGGCCGCTGAAAAATGCTTTGTGACCCAACCCACTTTAAGTATGCAAATACAGAAGCTGGAGGACGAATTGGACATCCAGATTTTCGACCGTAGCAAAAAACCCATCGAACTTACCGAAGTAGGTAAAAAAATAGTGAACCAAGCCCGCAATATTGTTAACGAATCGTACCGCATCCAGGATATTGTAGACCAACAAAAAGGCTTTATTGGCGGTGAGTTTAAACTGGGCGTTATCCCCACGGTTATGCCCACTTTGTTGCCCATGTTCCTAAAAACTTTTATAAAAAAACACCCCAAGGTAAAGCTTAAAATAGAGGAACTTACCACCGAAGAAATCATCACTCGAATAAAAGACGGGCATTTAGACGCCGCTATTGCCGCCACACCTCTAGAACAAGAAAACATTAAGGAACGTGTGCTGTATTACGAGCCTTTTGTAAGTTATATTCCCCAAGGACACCGCTTACATTCCAACAAAAAAATTGAAGTGGCCGATTTGGATATTAACGACATGTTGCTGTTGGAAGACGGCCATTGTTTCCGAGATGGTGTGATTAACCTGTGTAAAGCGTTTAAAAACCAGAATGACGACCAATTCCAACTGGAAAGTGGCAGTATTGAAACCCTGATAAAACTCTCTAACGAAGGTTTGGGCATGACGCTGTTGCCCTACCTGCACACTTTGGATATTAACGAAAAAGAGCAACCCAACCTGCATTATTTTACCGAGCCATCGCCCGCCCGAGAGGTAAGCATTATTTACCACAAAAGCGAATTGAAAATGCAAATTATCGAAGCGTTACAGGATGTTATTTCGGGCATCATCCGTGGAGCGATTGCCTTTCAGGATGTAAAAATTATTAGTCCGTTGCCAAAATAG
- a CDS encoding TIGR00266 family protein, with amino-acid sequence MTAHEIDYRIYGEEMQYVEIELDPQEGVIAEAGSFMMMDDGIKMETIFGDGSQKDSGFLGKILGAGKRILTGESLFMTAFYSTLPGKRNVSFASPYPGKIIPIDLTRFGGKFICQKDAFLCAAKGVSVGIEFSKRLGRGLFGGEGFIMQKLEGDGMAFVHAGGTMAMKELKAGETLRVDTGCIIGFDQSVDYDIEFVGGIKNTIFGGEGLFFAKLQGPGTVYIQSLPFSRLAGRVLASAPRGGGKDKGEGSILGGLGDLLDGDNRF; translated from the coding sequence ATGACAGCACACGAAATTGACTATAGAATTTACGGTGAAGAAATGCAGTATGTAGAAATAGAGCTCGACCCACAAGAAGGCGTAATTGCCGAAGCGGGCAGCTTTATGATGATGGACGACGGTATTAAAATGGAAACCATTTTTGGAGACGGTTCACAAAAAGACAGTGGTTTTTTAGGAAAAATACTGGGTGCCGGAAAACGGATTTTAACAGGCGAAAGCCTTTTTATGACGGCCTTTTACAGTACACTACCCGGAAAACGTAATGTGTCGTTTGCCTCGCCTTATCCAGGGAAAATCATTCCTATCGATTTAACTCGATTTGGAGGCAAGTTTATTTGCCAGAAAGATGCTTTTCTTTGCGCCGCCAAAGGGGTTAGTGTTGGCATTGAGTTTTCAAAACGATTGGGTCGCGGACTTTTTGGTGGTGAAGGTTTCATTATGCAGAAACTGGAAGGCGACGGGATGGCCTTTGTGCATGCCGGGGGTACTATGGCCATGAAAGAACTAAAGGCGGGTGAAACATTGCGAGTAGATACGGGCTGTATTATTGGTTTCGACCAATCAGTGGATTATGACATTGAGTTTGTAGGAGGTATAAAAAATACAATTTTTGGTGGAGAGGGCTTGTTCTTTGCTAAGCTTCAAGGACCAGGTACGGTGTATATTCAATCCTTACCCTTTAGCCGATTGGCTGGTCGCGTTTTGGCATCCGCGCCGCGGGGTGGCGGAAAAGATAAAGGCGAGGGCAGTATCTTGGGCGGTCTAGGCGATTTGCTGGATGGTGATAATAGGTTTTAG
- a CDS encoding DUF58 domain-containing protein, which translates to MRFLRPFYIQPRFFYAGIGIVVLFAISYFIPLLFNVAQLSILILMVLFILDVLIVFLGKNKIQAERIVPDKFSNGDKNTVTLQFENRYPFTIHLEIIDEIPEQFQARDFKLKNSIAPRKEKTITYNLRPTERGEYHFGSLNVYAHSVLNIVAKRYTFSDKAMVPTYPSFKQLKKFKLLNINQNSLEYGLKKVRRLGHSMEFEQIKDYVLGDDLRTINWKATAKKNQLMVNQFQDEKSQPVYSVIDKGRVMKMPFEGLSLLDYAINSALVISNVVLKKHDKAGMLSFSKKIENVVVAERRSSQMQLILESLYNVKTDFFESDFSRLYANVKRHITQRSLILMYTNFETLDGLERQLAYLQAISKSHLLVVIFFKNTELDALIHDDAKTIQQVYDKVISEKFDFEKRLIVNELKKHGIHSILTTPENLTIDTINKYLEIKARGLL; encoded by the coding sequence TTGAGATTCCTTAGACCATTTTACATACAACCCCGATTTTTCTATGCTGGAATTGGCATTGTGGTGCTGTTTGCCATAAGTTATTTTATTCCGTTGTTGTTTAATGTGGCGCAACTTTCCATCTTGATTTTGATGGTGCTTTTTATTTTGGACGTATTAATTGTTTTCCTCGGAAAAAACAAAATACAGGCTGAACGGATAGTGCCCGATAAATTCTCCAACGGCGACAAAAATACGGTGACTTTACAGTTTGAAAATAGGTATCCTTTCACCATTCATTTAGAAATCATTGACGAAATACCGGAACAATTCCAAGCGCGGGATTTTAAACTGAAAAACAGTATTGCGCCCCGAAAAGAAAAAACCATCACCTATAATTTGCGCCCCACCGAACGTGGCGAATATCATTTTGGCAGTTTGAACGTTTACGCCCATTCGGTATTGAACATTGTCGCCAAGCGCTACACGTTCAGCGACAAAGCTATGGTGCCCACCTACCCTAGTTTTAAGCAACTGAAAAAGTTCAAGCTTTTAAACATCAACCAAAATTCTCTGGAATATGGTTTGAAAAAAGTGCGTCGTTTGGGGCACTCCATGGAATTCGAACAAATAAAGGATTATGTTTTGGGCGACGACCTGCGAACCATAAACTGGAAAGCCACCGCCAAGAAAAACCAATTGATGGTAAATCAATTTCAGGATGAAAAATCGCAACCCGTGTATTCGGTCATCGATAAAGGTCGCGTGATGAAAATGCCCTTTGAAGGTTTAAGTCTACTGGATTATGCTATAAATTCTGCATTAGTGATTAGCAATGTAGTACTAAAAAAACACGACAAAGCGGGGATGTTGTCCTTTTCTAAAAAGATTGAAAATGTAGTGGTAGCCGAACGCCGAAGCTCGCAAATGCAGTTGATTTTAGAGTCGCTTTACAACGTAAAAACCGATTTTTTTGAAAGCGATTTCAGCCGATTGTACGCCAACGTAAAGCGGCACATTACCCAACGCAGCCTCATTTTGATGTACACCAACTTTGAAACTTTAGATGGTTTGGAACGGCAACTTGCGTATTTACAAGCCATTTCCAAAAGTCATTTGTTGGTGGTTATTTTCTTTAAAAACACCGAATTGGATGCCTTGATTCATGATGACGCCAAAACCATCCAGCAGGTTTATGATAAGGTTATTTCCGAAAAATTCGATTTTGAAAAACGCCTTATTGTCAACGAACTGAAAAAGCACGGCATCCATTCCATATTAACCACACCCGAAAATTTAACCATTGACACGATAAACAAATATCTGGAAATTAAGGCGCGGGGTTTGTTGTAA
- a CDS encoding type II toxin-antitoxin system RelE/ParE family toxin encodes MSRKVVISKTAEKKLEKLFEYLIAEWSDKVKREFVEKLDSSIEIVKNQPEIFPESKKGKGLRKCVITKQTTLYYRYNSKRINIVTIFDTRQHPNKLDKDV; translated from the coding sequence TTGAGTAGAAAAGTTGTTATTTCAAAAACAGCAGAAAAGAAATTAGAAAAACTTTTCGAGTATTTAATTGCCGAATGGTCTGACAAAGTAAAAAGAGAGTTTGTTGAAAAATTAGATTCTTCTATAGAAATAGTTAAAAATCAGCCAGAGATATTTCCTGAATCTAAAAAAGGAAAGGGTTTAAGAAAATGTGTAATCACTAAACAAACAACATTATACTATCGCTATAATTCTAAGCGAATCAATATTGTTACAATATTTGACACAAGACAACACCCAAACAAATTAGACAAAGATGTTTAA
- a CDS encoding MoxR family ATPase gives MDSIDSSALNDNSTLEFKNRLDLSGLQQSVNQIKQEVGKVIVGQKDLVDMLIASLLAKGHSLIEGVPGVAKTITAKLLAKSLSVGFSRIQFTPDLMPSDILGTSVFNLKDSEFEFKKGPIFSNMILIDEINRAPAKTQAALFEVMEEQQITIDGHKYILDAPFMVLATQNPVEQEGTYRLPEAQLDRFLFKIDVDYPDLDDEIEILTREHQLKNKAKTDEITAFLTAEQIAEYQQLVTQVLVEEHLLKYIAQIIVATRSNPFLYLGASPRASIAILKASKAFAAMGGRDFVTPEDIKRAAIPVLHHRVIVTPEREMEGVTSKQIIKQIIETVEIPR, from the coding sequence ATCGATTCTATCGACAGCAGCGCCTTGAACGACAACAGCACTTTAGAATTTAAAAACCGATTGGACTTGTCTGGACTGCAACAAAGCGTTAACCAAATTAAGCAAGAAGTTGGCAAAGTGATTGTGGGCCAAAAAGACTTGGTCGATATGCTGATTGCCTCGCTATTGGCCAAAGGGCACTCGCTTATTGAAGGTGTCCCCGGCGTGGCGAAAACCATTACGGCCAAACTTTTGGCGAAATCGTTGAGCGTAGGTTTTAGCCGTATCCAGTTTACGCCCGATTTAATGCCGAGCGATATTTTGGGAACTTCGGTTTTCAATTTGAAAGATTCAGAATTCGAGTTTAAAAAAGGCCCTATTTTTTCTAATATGATTTTAATTGATGAAATAAACCGAGCACCCGCCAAAACCCAAGCGGCATTGTTTGAGGTGATGGAAGAGCAACAAATCACCATTGACGGCCATAAATATATATTGGACGCGCCATTTATGGTTTTGGCCACCCAAAATCCCGTTGAACAAGAAGGCACCTACCGTTTGCCTGAAGCACAATTAGACCGTTTTCTGTTTAAAATTGATGTGGATTACCCTGATTTAGACGATGAAATTGAAATATTAACCCGAGAGCACCAACTGAAAAACAAAGCCAAAACCGATGAAATCACAGCATTTTTAACAGCCGAACAAATAGCCGAATACCAACAGTTGGTCACTCAAGTTTTGGTAGAGGAGCACTTACTAAAATACATTGCGCAAATTATAGTTGCAACACGAAGTAATCCGTTTTTGTATTTGGGTGCTTCGCCACGGGCATCCATCGCTATTTTAAAAGCCAGTAAGGCCTTTGCCGCTATGGGCGGACGTGATTTTGTAACCCCAGAAGACATCAAACGAGCCGCCATTCCCGTACTTCACCACCGTGTAATTGTTACCCCAGAACGCGAAATGGAAGGCGTTACCAGCAAGCAAATTATTAAACAAATAATTGAAACTGTGGAAATTCCGAGGTAG
- a CDS encoding MbnP family protein — protein sequence MKLTKYACAAMLALSIVACSSNDDETVSGEGNLIVEFDNSYAGSDLLLNASTYNAVDTEKIKISAVKYIVSNIKLEDENGNVYEVPKNESYFIVDESSESSQMIDLSGVPAGNYTKITYGIGVDQEKYLEGADGQGDFLTQAQDAGMMWSWQAGYKFLVFEGVYTSETTTAETAFAFHMGSHGSSVDNYKEITLTMPTTARVRTDLSPIVHVVVDLDNILNGTTQFMLDDAPQIHVDAVKSPQIATNASGMFMVHHIHN from the coding sequence ATGAAACTTACTAAATATGCATGCGCTGCCATGCTTGCCCTATCTATTGTAGCCTGTTCTTCTAATGACGACGAAACTGTTTCAGGTGAAGGAAACCTCATTGTTGAATTCGATAATTCGTACGCGGGTTCCGATTTACTTTTAAATGCCTCGACTTACAACGCTGTCGATACCGAAAAAATCAAAATTTCGGCAGTTAAATACATAGTGAGTAATATCAAATTGGAAGATGAAAACGGAAATGTTTATGAAGTGCCAAAAAACGAATCGTATTTTATAGTTGATGAGTCTTCAGAAAGTTCTCAAATGATTGATTTGTCCGGTGTTCCTGCTGGAAATTATACCAAAATAACTTACGGCATTGGTGTAGATCAAGAAAAATACTTGGAAGGCGCCGATGGTCAAGGCGATTTTTTAACCCAGGCACAAGATGCAGGGATGATGTGGAGTTGGCAAGCTGGTTATAAGTTCTTGGTGTTTGAAGGTGTTTATACTTCAGAAACAACCACAGCCGAAACAGCTTTTGCGTTCCACATGGGGTCGCACGGTTCGTCTGTAGATAATTATAAGGAAATTACTTTGACCATGCCAACAACAGCGAGGGTGCGCACCGATTTGAGCCCAATTGTCCATGTGGTGGTTGATTTGGATAATATTCTTAACGGCACCACTCAATTTATGTTGGATGATGCCCCGCAAATCCATGTCGATGCGGTAAAGTCACCACAAATAGCGACTAATGCGAGTGGCATGTTTATGGTGCACCACATACATAACTAA
- a CDS encoding Dps family protein: MTLNSIGLDSQKTKVLANDLNTLLANFQIYYQNLRGIHWNIKGKRFFDLHEKFEELYTDANAKVDEIAERVLTLGETPLHTFEDYSAKAQVPVGKNISEDEKAVELIVDSLTELLKIERQILDESDDANDEGTNSMMSDFITEQEKTVWMMKAWLGETV, encoded by the coding sequence ATGACACTTAATAGTATTGGATTAGACTCACAAAAAACAAAAGTTTTAGCCAACGATTTAAATACATTATTGGCCAATTTTCAGATTTATTATCAAAATTTACGAGGCATCCATTGGAATATAAAAGGAAAACGTTTTTTTGATTTACACGAAAAATTTGAAGAACTGTACACCGATGCCAACGCGAAGGTTGATGAAATTGCCGAGCGTGTGCTTACCTTGGGCGAAACGCCACTGCACACTTTTGAAGACTATTCTGCGAAAGCACAAGTGCCCGTTGGAAAGAATATTTCAGAGGATGAAAAAGCCGTAGAATTGATTGTGGATTCGTTAACCGAATTGTTGAAAATTGAAAGACAAATTCTGGACGAATCGGACGATGCCAATGATGAAGGTACCAACTCGATGATGAGCGATTTTATAACGGAACAGGAAAAAACGGTTTGGATGATGAAAGCTTGGTTGGGCGAAACCGTTTAA